One region of Cyanobium sp. M30B3 genomic DNA includes:
- a CDS encoding lysine decarboxylase — translation MRPLLPALLLRQPWRPLPPLALHLPAHGRGRGLAPPLALLLRQPPGRWDLPELPEIGGPLEPEGGVADAQRRCAALLGADHCWFGVNGASGLLQAALLALAPPGSRVLLPRQLHRSLLHGCLLGQLRPVLFDLPFDPATGLWLPPDPAWLERVLAAALESGPLAAAVLVSPTYQGLAADALPALVSLLQAAGLPVLVDQAHGRGEALAAGADLVVLSCQKAGGGLAQSAVLLAQGQRLALPALERALLWLQTSSPSALLLASAEASLLAAASPAGLRRRRHAEARAARLRQRCRARGLPLLANQDPLRLVLHTAALGINGLEADAWLLQRRVLAELPEPGTLTFCLGERPPAGVEWRLPRALLALKAALGGPPLPPFSRPPLPLVAEPDLPLGTAWRATSQAVPLAVAAGRIAAAPICPYPPGIPLLIPGERIDGERAAWLQEQARRWPGQIADTVRVVAH, via the coding sequence ATGCGCCCGCTGTTGCCCGCCCTGCTGCTGCGCCAACCCTGGCGGCCACTTCCCCCCCTGGCCCTGCACCTGCCTGCCCACGGGCGCGGCCGGGGGCTGGCACCGCCCCTGGCCCTGCTGCTGCGCCAGCCCCCCGGCCGCTGGGACCTTCCGGAACTGCCGGAGATCGGCGGTCCCCTCGAGCCGGAGGGCGGGGTGGCCGATGCCCAGCGCCGCTGCGCCGCCCTGCTCGGCGCCGACCACTGCTGGTTCGGGGTGAACGGTGCCTCCGGGCTGCTGCAGGCCGCCCTGCTGGCGCTGGCGCCGCCGGGCAGCCGGGTGCTGCTGCCGCGCCAGCTGCACCGCTCGCTGCTGCACGGCTGCCTGCTGGGCCAGCTGCGGCCCGTGCTGTTCGACCTGCCCTTCGATCCGGCCACCGGCCTGTGGCTGCCGCCCGATCCGGCCTGGCTGGAGCGGGTGCTGGCCGCGGCCCTGGAGAGCGGACCGCTGGCGGCGGCGGTGCTGGTGTCGCCCACGTACCAGGGGCTGGCGGCGGATGCGTTGCCGGCGCTGGTGAGCCTCCTGCAGGCGGCGGGGCTGCCGGTGCTGGTGGACCAGGCCCACGGCCGCGGCGAGGCCCTGGCCGCCGGCGCCGACCTGGTGGTGCTCTCCTGCCAGAAGGCGGGCGGCGGCCTGGCCCAGAGCGCGGTGCTGCTGGCCCAGGGGCAGCGGCTGGCCCTCCCCGCCCTGGAGCGGGCCCTGCTCTGGCTGCAGACCTCCAGCCCCAGTGCCCTGCTGCTGGCCTCGGCCGAGGCCTCCCTGCTGGCCGCCGCCAGCCCCGCCGGCCTGCGCCGCCGCCGCCATGCCGAGGCCCGCGCCGCCCGCCTGCGCCAGCGCTGCCGGGCCCGGGGCCTGCCCCTGCTGGCCAACCAGGATCCCCTGCGCCTGGTGCTGCACACCGCCGCCCTGGGCATCAACGGCCTGGAGGCCGATGCCTGGCTGCTGCAGCGGCGGGTGCTGGCCGAACTGCCGGAACCGGGCACCCTCACCTTCTGCCTGGGGGAGCGGCCACCGGCCGGGGTGGAGTGGCGGTTGCCGCGGGCGCTGCTGGCCCTGAAGGCGGCCCTGGGCGGGCCGCCGCTGCCGCCCTTCAGCCGGCCGCCCCTGCCGCTGGTGGCTGAGCCGGACCTACCCCTGGGCACGGCCTGGCGTGCCACCAGCCAGGCCGTGCCCCTGGCCGTCGCCGCCGGCCGGATCGCCGCCGCGCCGATCTGCCCCTACCCGCCGGGGATCCCCCTGCTCATCCCCGGCGAGCGGATCGATGGCGAGCGGGCCGCCTGGCTGCAGGAGCAGGCCCGGCGCTGGCCCGGGCAGATCGCTGATACGGTGAGGGTTGTGGCCCACTGA
- a CDS encoding AarF/ABC1/UbiB kinase family protein produces the protein MLLGRLAAVLWQLGSLVVVLLVQGSSSDAATQRRLGQRILRTLTQLGPCFIKVGQALSTRPDLVRRDWLEELTQLQDNLPPFPHAVALATIEQELGAPAHQLFVEFPDHPMAAASLGQVYRARLADGHWVAVKVQRPNLDWILRRDLVLIRLLGNVAAPFLPLNLGFGLGEIIDEFGRSLFEEIDYRLEADNAERFATLFAGHPEVTVPAVERHLSGQRVLTTTWLHGTKLQERHTLEAQRLDPAALIRTCVIAGLRQLLEFGYFHADPHPGNLFALPGRTGAMGHVGYVDFGMMDSISDADRLTLTGAVVHLINRDFRALAQDFVTLGFLNPSADLEPIIPALDEVLGGAIGENVGDFNFKAITDRFSELMYDYPFRVPARFALIIRAVVSQEGLAMRLDPSFRILQVAYPYVARRLLAGDTAEMREKLLEVLFDPQGRLRVERLESLLAVVEGEGPGPELLPVMGSGLRLLLGPDGGSLRQRLLLTLVQGDHLHTDDLRALAGLLRRTFSPRRLAGGMLARLNPLSAAA, from the coding sequence CTGCTGCTGGGCCGCCTGGCCGCCGTGCTCTGGCAACTGGGCAGCCTGGTGGTGGTGCTGCTGGTGCAGGGGAGCAGCAGCGATGCCGCCACCCAGCGCCGCCTCGGCCAGCGCATCCTGCGCACCCTCACCCAGCTGGGCCCCTGTTTCATCAAGGTGGGGCAGGCCCTCTCCACCCGGCCCGACCTGGTTCGGCGCGACTGGCTGGAGGAGCTCACCCAGCTGCAGGACAACCTGCCCCCCTTCCCCCATGCCGTGGCCCTGGCCACGATCGAACAGGAGCTGGGCGCTCCGGCCCACCAGCTGTTTGTGGAGTTCCCCGACCACCCGATGGCGGCCGCCAGCCTGGGCCAGGTGTACCGCGCCCGCCTGGCCGACGGCCACTGGGTGGCGGTGAAGGTGCAGCGGCCCAACCTCGACTGGATCCTGCGCCGCGACCTGGTGCTGATCCGCCTGCTGGGCAACGTAGCGGCGCCCTTTCTGCCCCTGAACCTGGGCTTCGGGCTCGGCGAGATCATCGACGAATTCGGCCGCTCCCTGTTCGAGGAGATCGACTACCGCCTCGAGGCCGACAACGCCGAGCGCTTCGCCACCCTGTTCGCCGGCCATCCGGAGGTGACCGTGCCGGCGGTGGAGCGCCACCTGAGCGGCCAGCGGGTGCTCACCACCACCTGGCTGCACGGCACCAAGCTGCAGGAGCGCCACACCCTGGAGGCCCAGCGGCTCGACCCGGCCGCCCTGATCCGCACCTGTGTGATCGCCGGCCTGCGCCAGTTGCTGGAATTCGGCTACTTCCACGCCGATCCCCATCCCGGCAACCTGTTCGCCCTGCCGGGCCGCACCGGCGCCATGGGCCATGTGGGCTACGTGGATTTCGGCATGATGGATTCGATCAGTGATGCCGACCGCCTCACCCTCACCGGCGCGGTGGTGCACCTGATCAACCGGGATTTCCGCGCCCTGGCCCAGGATTTCGTGACCCTGGGCTTCCTCAACCCCAGCGCCGATCTGGAGCCGATCATCCCCGCCCTCGACGAAGTGCTGGGGGGAGCCATCGGGGAAAACGTGGGCGACTTCAACTTCAAGGCGATCACCGACCGCTTCTCGGAGCTGATGTACGACTACCCCTTCCGGGTGCCGGCCCGCTTCGCCCTGATCATCCGCGCCGTGGTGAGCCAGGAGGGTCTGGCGATGCGCCTCGACCCCTCCTTCCGCATCCTGCAGGTGGCCTACCCCTACGTGGCCCGAAGGCTGCTGGCCGGCGACACCGCCGAGATGCGCGAGAAGCTGCTGGAGGTGCTGTTCGACCCCCAGGGCCGCCTGCGGGTGGAACGGCTGGAGAGCCTGCTGGCCGTGGTGGAGGGGGAGGGCCCCGGACCGGAGCTGCTGCCGGTGATGGGCTCGGGCCTGCGCCTGCTGCTCGGTCCCGATGGCGGCAGCCTGCGCCAGCGGCTGCTGCTCACCCTGGTGCAGGGCGACCACCTGCACACCGACGACCTCCGCGCCCTGGCAGGACTGCTGCGCCGCACCTTCTCCCCCCGCCGCCTGGCCGGGGGCATGCTGGCCCGCCTCAACCCGCTCAGCGCAGCAGCCTGA